Proteins co-encoded in one Arachis hypogaea cultivar Tifrunner chromosome 13, arahy.Tifrunner.gnm2.J5K5, whole genome shotgun sequence genomic window:
- the LOC112737930 gene encoding peptide-N4-(N-acetyl-beta-glucosaminyl)asparagine amidase A-like codes for MANNAVFLLFFLFVLPNFLLQHPTSASNLYKMKQLTSDSVSQATLADDSKTEQPIEYFEVTKPIELPKTKPCSYLVLSHDFADTYGRPPVLANYTPPSDCPSQKFSKIVFEWKATCKGRQFDRIFGVWLGGVELLRSCTAEPTPTGIVWTVKKDITRYHSLLLQSGQTLAVYMGNLVDKTYTGVYHVDISIHFYPDEHESKSGNLAFGNGSPADLILPVSKKLPLNGGLWFQIQNSTDVGLKNFKIPQNAYRAVLEVYVSFHENDEFWYTNPPNDYSDANNLSLVNGPFREVLVTLDDNLVGSVWPFTVIFTGGVNPLMWRPITGIGSFDLPTYDIEITPFLGTILDGKIHSFGFSVTNAVNVWYIDANLHLWLDSKSSRTEGKVLNYIANPLVEHLVSDFSGPNGTFLTKTSRSISSTGWVRSSYGNITTTLVQDFIYNNSMEMGNDGNKETVNQTISFNNSVHSESPSQSHNFIDETFRTFIVYVNQDDTDQGHDTFLSLTTVTLGFYENKWKTSDLGLSKSSLKNVQEGQGKILVKNNLVLVGQGKNKQDYSYISNEEACYSRKVGSSNLSIVYDKVSDPCHTRRQSRFGVGFINKPPVML; via the coding sequence ATGGCCAATAATGCCGTGTTCCTCTTGTTCTTCCTCTTCGTGTTGCCGaatttccttcttcaacacccaaCTTCAGCTTCAAATCTCTACAAAATGAAGCAACTCACTTCAGATTCGGTTTCTCAAGCCACACTGGCCGACGACTCTAAGACTGAACAACCAATCGAGTACTTCGAGGTGACAAAACCCATTGAACTCCCCAAAACAAAACCCTGCTCATACCTTGTTCTAAGCCATGACTTCGCTGACACATATGGCAGACCACCCGTTCTTGCAAATTACACGCCTCCCTCTGATTGCCCTTCTCAGAAGTTCTCGAAAATCGTCTTTGAGTGGAAGGCCACGTGTAAAGGAAGGCAGTTCGACCGCATTTTCGGCGTTTGGCTCGGCGGCGTTGAGCTTCTCCGGAGCTGCACGGCTGAGCCTACGCCCACCGGCATTGTTTGGACCGTCAAGAAAGACATCACAAGGTACCATTCTTTGTTACTGCAAAGTGGTCAAACCCTTGCTGTTTATATGGGAAATCTTGTTGACAAAACATACACTGGGGTGTACCATGTTGATATCTCTATTCACTTTTACCCTGATGAACATGAATCCAAATCTGGAAATTTAGCCTTTGGGAACGGTTCCCCTGCAGATCTGATCTTACCTGTTTCAAAGAAGCTTCCGTTGAATGGCGGATTGTGGTTTCAAATCCAGAATTCCACTGATGTTGGTTTGAAGAATTTCAAGATCCCCCAGAATGCTTACAGGGCTGTGCTTGAGGTTTATGTATCTTTTCATGAGAATGATGAGTTTTGGTATACTAATCCTCCCAATGATTATTCCGATGCGAATAATCTTTCGTTAGTGAACGGACCCTTTAGGGAGGTGCTGGTTACTCTTGATGATAATCTTGTTGGATCAGTTTGGCCATTCACTGTGATTTTCACCGGAGGTGTTAATCCCCTCATGTGGAGACCCATTACTGGGATTGGCTCGTTTGATCTTCCAACCTATGATATCGAAATTACGCCCTTCTTGGGGACTATTTTAGATGGGAAGATTCACTCATTCGGATTCAGTGTGACTAATGCTGTGAATGTTTGGTATATAGATGCGAATTTGCATCTTTGGTTGGACAGTAAAAGCAGTAGAACAGAGGGGAAAGTGCTCAATTACATTGCTAATCCCTTGGTTGAACATTTGGTATCAGACTTCAGTGGACCGAATGGAacttttttaacaaaaacaagcaGGTCGATTTCGTCTACTGGGTGGGTGAGATCCTCCTATGGTAACATCACAACCACTTTGGTTCAAGACTTCATTTACAACAATTCCATGGAAATGGGGAACGATGGTAACAAAGAGACTGTGAATCAAACAATCTCTTTCAACAACAGCGTTCATTCCGAATCTCCATCACAGTCTCATAATTTTATTGATGAAACCTTCAGAACATTTATCGTTTACGTGAACCAAGACGACACGGATCAGGGCCATGATACTTTTTTATCTCTTACAACTGTTACTCTTGGATTCTATGAGAACAAGTGGAAGACTTCAGATTTGGGTTTATCAAAGAGCTCTCTCAAGAATGTTCAAGAAGGCCAGGGTAAAAttcttgttaaaaataatttggtCCTTGTGGGACAAGGCAAAAATAAGCAGGATTACAGCTACATAAGCAACGAAGAAGCTTGCTATTCTAGAAAAGTTGGCAGCTCAAATTTATCTATTGTATACGATAAAGTCAGTGATCCATGCCACACAAGAAGACAATCACGTTTTGGTGTTGGTTTTATCAACAAGCCACCTGTTATGCTCTAA
- the LOC112737932 gene encoding uncharacterized protein — protein sequence MAMGTSVAFKVSLLLSLLSVSLFTTVLSDTRQNVVTFTPPTCKRIECPAYDVVHVGNGYEIRRYNSTVWISNPPIPEISLVEATRTGFFSLFDYIQGKNEYNQKIEMTAPVITEVSPSDGPFCESSFVVSFFVPKQNQANPPPAKGLHVQRWEAVHVAVRQFGGFVSDSTVGAEAAALKDAIAGTEWASAIENSHRAGHASVYIVAQYNSPFEFDDRVNEIWFLFDLENNVLAM from the exons ATGGCAATGGGAACAAGCGTCGCATTCAAGGTTTCACTACTCTTGAGCCTCCTCTCAGTTTCACTCTTCACAACTGTGTTGTCAGATACCCGCCAGAATGTAGTGACGTTTACTCCTCCCACCTGCAAGCGCATAGAGTGCCCTGCCTACGACGTCGTTCATGTCGGAAATGGATACGAAATTCGCCGCTATAATTCCACTGTCTGGATTTCGAATCCACCAATTCCAGAAATTTCTCTTGTTGAAGCTACCAGAACTGGTTTCTTCAG CCTATTTGATTATATTCAGGGTAAGAACGAGTACAACCAAAAAATTGAGATGACAGCACCAGTGATCACTGAAGTGTCACCCAGTGATGGACCCTTTTGCGAATCGTCATTTGTTGTGAGCTTCTTTGTGCCAAAACAGAACCAAGCAAACCCTCCTCCTGCTAAGGGACTCCATGTCCAGCGATGGGAGGCGGTGCACGTGGCTGTCAGGCAGTTTGGTGGCTTTGTGAGTGATTCAACTGTTGGTGCGGAAGCTGCTGCATTGAAGGATGCTATTGCTGGCACTGAGTGGGCTAGTGCTATTGAAAATAGCCACAGAGCTGGACATGCTTCTGTTTACATCGTCGCTCAGTACAATTCgccttttgaatttgatgatagGGTGAATGAGATAtggttcttgtttgatcttgagaatAATGTGCTGGCAATGTAA
- the LOC112733323 gene encoding uncharacterized protein, whose product MFESEPQTFYAKCKMYGRGCDWLIRASLIRKKDCWEKRKYNGRHTCTMGTISQDHSKLDSNTFADSIMPLVETDPSIKVKSIIAEVQSRFNYTISYRKAWLAKQKFIAKVFGGWEDSYQALPWWLSVMVQKIPGSVVQIETRPLYNENEEAQGVKILHRVFWSFNPCVRAFRHCKPLVQVDGTHLYRKYKGTLLVAVAQDGNQNIVPIDFALVEGETTDAWHFFLRNLRMHIVRKDGVGMILDRNESIRTAVNRSGGD is encoded by the coding sequence ATGTTTGAGTCTGAGCCACAGACcttctatgcaaaatgcaagatgtATGGGCGTGGGTGCGACTGGCTTATCCGAGCCAGCTTGATACGGAAAAAAGATTGTTGGGAGAAACGTAAATACAATGGAAGGCACACGTGCACAATGGGAACGATTTCACAGGATCATTCCAAGTTGGACTCGAATACCTTTGCTGATAGTATAATGCCGTTAGTCGAGACTGACCCGTCAATCAAAGTGAAATCTATAATAGCGGAAGTCCAGTCAAGGTTCAACTATACCATCAGTTAccgaaaggcttggttggcaaagcaaaaGTTCATAGCAAAAGTTTTCGGTGGTTGGGAGGATTCTTAccaagccttgccatggtggctcTCGGTCATGGTTCAGAAGATACCTGGGTCAGTTGTGCAAATAGAAACACGCCCACTGTACAACGAGAATGAGGAGGCGCAAGGTGTAAAAATACTTCATCGCGTATTTTGGAGCTTCAATCCATGCGTTAGGGCATTTAGGCATTGCAAGCCTCTAGTTCAGGTAGACGGCACACACCTATACAGAAAATACAAAGGAACACTCCTGGTTGctgttgcacaagatgggaaccaGAACATTGTGCCTATAGATTTTGCGCTGGTGGAAGGGGAGACAACTGATGCGTGGCACTTCTTTCTCAGAAATCTGCGAATGCATATTGTCAGAAAAGACGGTGTGGGTATGATTTTAGATCGGAATGAGTCAATTCGGACAGCAGTAAATCGTTCCGGAGGTGACTGA
- the LOC112737933 gene encoding cationic amino acid transporter 8, vacuolar-like, protein MEEPPPPHTSAIPNARTRSYWRWSKQDFFPEPSFQSFTTYRAALASACPRLRDRLLSRSSDNNELNVLPHASENPMRRCLTAWDLTWLAFGSVVGSGIFVITGQEARTDAGPAIVLSYAISGFSALLSALCYTEFAVDVPVAGGSFSFLRIELGDFIAFLAAGNILLEAVVGAAGLGRSWSSYFASMIKNDPDFFRIRVNSFQEGFNMLDPIAVVVLFIANGVAMSSTRNTSILNWLSSIVTTLVIGFIIVVGFVHGKASNLTPFFPMGMKGVFNAAAVVYWSYTGFDMVATMAEETKNPARDIPIGLVGSMSMITVIYCLMALALVSMVNYTQIDVDAAYSVAFVQIGMKWAKYLVSICALKGMTTSLLVGSMGQARYMTQIARSHMIPPFFALIHPKTGTPVNATLFITLLSSIVGLFSSLDVLSNVFSISTLFIFMLMAVALLVRRYYVRQNTSKEDLMRVLGCLFVIIASSAVGTALWNANKLGWIGYTVAAVVWLIGTLAMSFLPKQRTPKVWGVPLVPWLPSLSIATNLFLIGSLEPDAFWRFFLCTAFMLLYYIFVGVHATYDVEHQNSHYFKDVEPTDQPNHGPFVT, encoded by the coding sequence ATGGAGGAACCGCCACCACCGCACACCTCCGCCATCCCCAACGCCCGCACTCGGAGCTACTGGCGGTGGAGTAAGCAAGACTTCTTTCCGGAGCCCTCATTTCAGAGCTTCACCACCTACCGGGCCGCCCTTGCCTCCGCGTGCCCCCGTCTCAGGGATCGCCTCCTCAGCCGCTCTTCTGACAACAACGAGCTCAACGTCCTCCCTCACGCTAGCGAGAATCCCATGCGCCGCTGCCTCACCGCCTGGGACCTCACCTGGCTCGCTTTCGGCTCCGTCGTCGGCTCCGGAATCTTCGTAATCACCGGCCAGGAGGCCCGCACCGACGCCGGTCCCGCCATCGTTCTCTCCTACGCCATCTCTGGCTTCTCCGCCCTCCTCTCCGCCCTCTGCTACACCGAGTTCGCAGTCGATGTCCCCGTCGCCGGCGGCTCTTTCTCCTTCCTCCGCATCGagcttggtgacttcattgccTTCCTTGCCGCCGGAAACATCCTCCTCGAGGCTGTTGTAGGCGCTGCCGGCCTCGGCCGTTCATGGTCCTCTTATTTtgccagtatgatcaagaacgaTCCGGATTTCTTCCGGATCCGGGTGAATTCCTTCCAAGAAGGGTTCAACATGCTGGATCCAATTGCTGTTGTCGTTCTTTTTATCGCCAACGGTGTTGCAATGAGCAGCACTAGGAATACCTCAATCCTGAATTGGCTCAGCTCCATTGTCACTACGCTTGTTATTGGGTTCATCATCGTAGTTGGATTTGTTCACGGTAAAGCCTCAAACCTGACGCCATTCTTCCCTATGGGGATGAAGGGAGTGTTCAATGCTGCTGCGGTTGTGTATTGGTCTTATACAGGCTTCGACATGGTGGCAACTATGGCTGAGGAAACGAAGAACCCTGCCAGGGATATACCCATTGGTTTGGTTGGTTCCATGTCGATGATCACGGTTATTTACTGCTTGATGGCTTTGGCGCTTGTGTCAATGGTGAATTACACTCAGATCGATGTAGATGCGGCTTATTCCGTGGCGTTTGTTCAGATAGGAATGAAGTGGGCTAAGTACCTTGTGAGTATCTGTGCATTGAAAGGAATGACCACAAGCTTGCTTGTTGGGTCAATGGGGCAAGCAAGGTATATGACACAAATTGCAAGGTCTCACatgattcctcccttctttgcACTGATTCACCCCAAAACTGGTACCCCTGTCAATGCTACCTTGTTTATTACTTTGCTGAGCTCCATTGTGGGGCTTTTCTCAAGCTTGGATGTTTTGTCCAATGTCTTCTCCATTAGTACTCTTTTCATTTTCATGCTCATGGCTGTCGCGCTTTTGGTGAGGAGGTACTACGTCAGGCAGAACACGTCCAAAGAGGATTTGATGAGGGTTCTTGGCTGCTTGTTCGTGATCATTGCATCTTCTGCCGTAGGGACTGCTCTTTGGAACGCCAATAAACTGGGTTGGATTGGGTATACAGTGGCTGCAGTTGTGTGGCTAATAGGTACATTGGCAATGAGCTTCCTTCCCAAGCAAAGGACTCCAAAGGTTTGGGGTGTTCCGTTGGTTCCGTGGTTGCCTTCTCTGTCAATTGCTACCAACCTCTTCTTGATAGGCTCTTTGGAACCCGACGCTTTCTGGAGGTTCTTCCTTTGCACTGCGTTTATGCTTCTCTATTACATTTTTGTGGGAGTACACGCAACTTATGATGTGGAGCATCAAAATAGCCACTATTTCAAAGATGTGGAGCCAACGGACCAACCCAACCACGGTCCTTTTGTCACATAG